A single genomic interval of Coccidioides posadasii str. Silveira chromosome 1, complete sequence harbors:
- a CDS encoding uncharacterized protein (BUSCO:366635at4751~EggNog:ENOG410PI89~COG:A~BUSCO:11974at33183), giving the protein MDYQNRVGSKFGGGGVASHSATNADRRERLRKLALEHIDLDKDPYFFKNHVGSFECRLCLTVHQNDGSYLAHTQGRKHQTNLARRAAREQKEGKSQADGSLLPAGMGVQVKRNTVKIGRPGYKITKIRDPLTRQHGLLFQLQYQEITPDVVPRVRFMSAFEQKVDDPPDKNFQYLLVAAEPYQTCGFKLQAREVDRREGKFWTWFDEDSKEFWVQILFKTEREERYSGVPGLAPSLPRR; this is encoded by the exons ATGGATTATCAA AATCGCGTGGGTTCAAAATTCGGCGGAGGTGGTGTAGCCTCCCACTCCGCCACCAACGCTGACCGTCGCGAGCGCCTTCGCAAACTTGCCTTGGAACACATCGATCTCGACAAAGACCCGTACTTCTTCAAAAACCACGTTGGCAGCTTTGAATGCCGTCTTTGTCTAACCGTTCACCAAAATGACGGCTCCTACCTCGCCCACACCCAGGGCCGCAAACATCAGACCAACCTCGCCCGGCGCGCCGCCCGGGAGCAGAAAGAAGGCAAATCTCAAGCCGATGGCTCTTTACTCCCTGCCGGCATGGGTGTACAAGTGAAGCGCAACACAGTCAAGATAGGTCGCCCGGGCTACAAGATCACCAAGATCCGAGACCCGCTCACAAGGCAGCACGGCCTCCTTTTCCAGCTACAGTATCAGGAAATTACGCCTGACGTTGTGCCGCGCGTGAGATTCATGTCTGCTTTTGAGCAGAAGGTGGATGATCCGCCGGACAAAAACTTTCAGTACCTTCTTGTTGCAGCGGAGCCATATCAGACGTGTGGATTTAAGTTGCAGGCGAGAGAAGTGGATCGGAGAGAGGGCAAGTTTTGGACATGGTTTGATGAGGACAGTAAGGAGTTTTGGGTGCAGATACTGTTCAAGAcggagagagaagagagataCTCCGGTGTGCCTGGTCTGGCTCCAAGTCTACCGAGGCGATGA
- the CBK1 gene encoding Serine/threonine-protein kinase (EggNog:ENOG410PIR4~COG:T~BUSCO:2986at33183), with translation MDPNNPNNRLNLNFGFNDRPYTASNPRAYPTTPSTFPQPMYPNQGGHDYVDGQNAQSAYNQGYFVNNPYAQQAPHPQQYMHANVASPQPGYQSRIGGYQQQNDGTNGLIQQFSNQDLGGSPRGGGAGRGPAPSQRPRTAGSPAGNQGAGHLAPPMSNRSPKPAGEEEELVRCPEKYSENVHKRGKAAKELVNVFFRENIERARDRNLRAVNLDKTLQNNTLSDARKRHEADTVAKKESNFLRFIRTRETVSNFQTLKIIGKGAFGEVKLVQRKTDGKIYALKSLIKSEMFKKDQLAHVRAERDILADSKDNPWLVKLHASFQDKAYLYLLMEFLPGGDLMTMLIKYEIFSEDITRFYMAELVMAIEAVHKLGFLHRDIKPDNILLDRGGHIKLTDFGLSTGGKKQHDNSYYQQLLKNTSTSKDKNRNSGFFNDAINLTVSNRGQINTWRKSRRAMAYSTVGTPDYIAPEIFNGQGYTYLCDWWSVGAIMFECLVGWPPFCAEEATDTYRKIVNWREYLYFPEELTLSRDSEHLIRSFLCDPEHRIGQEGGQHGGAMQIKNHPFFRGVVWDQLRKIRAPFEPRLTSNIDVSYFPIDEIPQEDNSAQLRAQARAMPEEQEAEMSLPFIGYTYKAFNAFQAS, from the exons ATGGACCCCAATAATCCCAATAATCGCCTTAATCTCAACTTCGGCTTCAATGACCGTCCGTACACCGCCTCCAACCCTCGGGCCTACCCAACCACCCCATCGACTTTCCCACAACCAATGTATCCAAACCAAGGCGGTCACGACTATGTCGATGGCCAGAATGCGCAGAGTGCGTACAATCAAGGATATTTTGTGAACAACCCGTATGCCCAGCAGGCCCCTCATCCGCAGCAGTACATGCACGCGAATGTCGCCTCGCCTCAGCCCGGATATCAGAGCCGCATTGGTGGATATCAGCAGCAGAATGATGGAACAAATGGACTCATCCAGCAGTTTTCGAACCAAGATCTCGGCGGTTCCCCCCGTGGAGGGGGTGCTGGTCGTGGCCCCGCGCCCTCCCAGCGCCCTCGCACTGCAGGCTCGCCTGCTGGCAACCAAGGAGCCGGACATTTGGCACCACCGATGTCTAATCGCAGCCCCAAGCCGGCTGGtgaggaagaagagctgGTTAGATGCCCGGAAAAATACTCTGAGAACGTCCATAAGAGAGGAAAAGCGGCCAAGGAGTTGGTCAATGTCTTCTTCCGTGAGAACATCGAGCGCGCACGTGATCGAAATCTCCG TGCTGTCAACCTCGACAAGACCTTGCAGAATAATACGCTTTCAGATGCCCGAAAACGACATGAGGCAGACACTGTGGCTAAGAAAGAATCCAACTTTTTGCGATTCATTCGCACTAGGGAGACTGTTTCTAACTTCCAGACCCTCAAAATTATCGGCAAGGGTGCTTTCGGCGAGGTGAAACTTGTTCAGCGCAAGACAGATGGGAAGATTTACGCTTTGAAATCTCTGATCAAATCCGAAATGTTTAAGAAAGACCAACTTGCACACGTCCGGGCTGAACGTGACATCCTTGCTGACTCCAAGGACAATCCTTGGCTTGTGAAGCTGCATGCATCATTCCAAGACAAAGCCTATCTTTACCTACTCATGGAATTCTTGCCTGGTGGTGACTTGATGACGATGTTGattaaatatgaaatcttCTCCGAAGATATTACTCGATTCTACATGGCAGAGTTGGTGATGGCTATCGAAGCCGTTCATAAACTTGGCTTCCTTCACCG AGATATCAAGCCAGATAACATCCTCCTTGACCGCGGTGGCCACATCAAACTTACAGATTTTGGTTTATCCACTGGCGGAAAGAAACAGCACGATAACTCATATTATCAACAACTTCTGAAAAACACTTCTACGTCGAAGGATAAGAATCGCAATTCGGGATTCTTCAACGACGCTATAAATCTGACGGTCTCCAATCGTGGCCAAATTAATACCTGGAGAAAGTCTCGTCGTGCCATGGCTTACTCAACGGTGGGAACACCTGACTACATTGCCCCTGAGATTTTCAATGGACAGGGCTACACATATCTGTGTGACTGGTGGTCCGTTGGCGCTATTATGTTTGAGTGTCTTGTTGGATGGCCGCCGTTCTGTGCCGAAGAGGCGACAGATACCTATCGAAAGATCGTCAACTGGAGAGAGTACCTTTACTTCCCCGAAGAGTTAACTCTTTCCCGCGACTCTGAACACCTCATTCGAAG CTTCCTCTGTGACCCCGAACACCGTATTGGCCAGGAAGGAGGCCAGCATGGCGGCGCTATGCAGATTAAGAACCATCCATTCTTCCGTGGAGTCGTCTGGGATCAACTTCGCAAGATTCGCGCTCCGTTCGAACCTAGACTTACTTCTAACATTGACGTTTCTTACTTCCCCATCGACGAGATTCCTCAGGAGGACAACAGTGCTCAGCTACGTGCTCAAGCTCGTGCTATGCCGGAAGAACAGGAAGCTGAGATGAGTCTTCCGTTCATTGGGTACACCTACAAGGCTTTCAATGCCTTCCAAGCTAGTTAA